In one Streptomyces sp. T12 genomic region, the following are encoded:
- a CDS encoding nitrilase-related carbon-nitrogen hydrolase has translation MANVVRAALVQATWTGDTESMVAKHEEYAREAARQGAKIIGFQEVFNAPYFCQVQEPEHYRWAEPVPDGPTVRRMQELARETGMVVVVPVFEVEQSGFYYNTAAVIDADGTFLGKYRKHHIPQVKGFWEKYYFKPGNVGWPVFDTAVGKVGVYICYDRHFPEGWRQLGLNGAQLVYNPSATSRGLSAYLWQLEQPAAAVANEYFVAAINRVGQEPYGDNDFYGTSYFVDPRGQFVGEVASDKGEELVVRDLDFDLIEEVRQQWAFYRDRRPDAYEGLVQP, from the coding sequence ATGGCCAACGTCGTCCGCGCCGCTCTGGTCCAGGCCACCTGGACCGGCGACACCGAGTCCATGGTGGCGAAACACGAGGAGTACGCCCGCGAGGCGGCCCGGCAGGGCGCCAAGATCATCGGGTTCCAGGAAGTCTTCAACGCTCCCTACTTCTGTCAGGTCCAGGAACCGGAGCACTACCGCTGGGCCGAGCCGGTACCCGACGGGCCGACCGTGCGTCGGATGCAGGAGCTCGCCCGCGAGACGGGCATGGTGGTCGTCGTCCCCGTCTTCGAGGTCGAGCAGTCCGGTTTCTACTACAACACCGCGGCCGTGATCGACGCCGACGGCACCTTCCTCGGCAAGTACCGCAAGCACCACATCCCCCAGGTCAAGGGCTTCTGGGAGAAGTACTACTTCAAGCCCGGCAACGTCGGCTGGCCCGTCTTCGACACCGCCGTCGGCAAGGTCGGCGTCTACATCTGCTACGACCGCCACTTCCCGGAGGGCTGGCGGCAACTCGGCCTGAACGGCGCCCAGTTGGTGTACAACCCGTCAGCGACCTCGCGGGGGCTGTCCGCGTACCTGTGGCAGTTGGAGCAGCCCGCGGCCGCCGTCGCCAACGAGTACTTTGTCGCCGCGATCAACCGCGTCGGGCAGGAGCCGTACGGGGACAACGACTTCTACGGGACGTCGTACTTCGTCGACCCGCGCGGCCAGTTCGTCGGTGAGGTCGCCAGCGACAAGGGCGAGGAACTCGTCGTCCGGGACCTCGACTTCGACCTGATCGAAGAAGTGCGGCAGCAGTGGGCCTTCTACCGCGACCGCCGCCCCGACGCCTACGAAGGACTGGTGC